From Zhongshania aliphaticivorans, one genomic window encodes:
- a CDS encoding response regulator transcription factor: MNNNNFEMMNHSHSQKVLNRSKADGISLFIYDKRQDDDKAISFIYQRHTQVEAMDDYRLRLYKVDSFLQKTIEPGAVQGTAVGLKTKENNFPSTPSSADASGIYWRGLGAYGYRQTACMIHPLSKNLHLIIGMQMLQERKNLCIEQALSAMEDWISDSSDYILENSINILRSKCITESPLHHLEDIAQGISPREQQVVFEIVQGKSNKQIAKTLSLSNFTIENHLRRIYQKFGVKSRTELIAAVNNGGSKLFLHS, encoded by the coding sequence ATGAATAACAATAATTTTGAAATGATGAATCACAGCCATAGCCAAAAGGTGTTAAATCGCTCGAAGGCCGATGGTATATCGCTGTTTATTTATGACAAGCGTCAAGACGATGACAAAGCGATTAGCTTTATTTACCAGCGCCACACCCAAGTCGAGGCGATGGATGATTACCGCCTGCGCTTATACAAGGTCGATTCTTTTTTACAAAAAACAATAGAACCCGGTGCGGTGCAGGGTACGGCCGTTGGCCTGAAAACAAAGGAGAATAATTTTCCGAGCACACCTAGTTCCGCCGACGCCAGCGGCATTTATTGGCGCGGCCTAGGAGCTTACGGCTACCGGCAAACTGCCTGTATGATTCATCCACTCAGCAAGAATCTCCACCTTATCATTGGTATGCAAATGCTACAGGAACGCAAAAACCTTTGCATAGAACAGGCATTGTCGGCAATGGAAGACTGGATATCAGACAGTAGCGACTATATTTTAGAAAATTCGATTAATATTTTAAGAAGTAAATGCATAACCGAATCGCCATTGCACCACTTAGAAGATATTGCGCAAGGCATTAGCCCCAGAGAGCAGCAAGTAGTATTTGAAATTGTGCAAGGCAAAAGCAATAAACAAATTGCAAAAACGCTTTCATTATCAAACTTTACTATCGAAAACCATCTTAGGCGAATTTACCAAAAATTCGGCGTTAAAAGCCGCACTGAGCTAATAGCTGCCGTTAATAATGGTGGATCAAAGTTATTTTTACACTCCTAA
- a CDS encoding nitrite/sulfite reductase gives MYAYDQFDRQLVSQRVAQFRDQTQRYLAGKISDEQFLPLRLQNGLYIQRLAPMLRIAVPYGTLNAEQLRKLASITRKYDKGYAHISTRQNVQLNWPKLEEVPDILEELAEVEMHAVQTSGNCIRNVTADQFSGVAADEVEDARAYCEIIRQWSTFHPEFAFLPRKFKIAVCGSESDRAAVMVHDIGLQIVKDAAGNTAFKVIVGGGLGRTPVIGSVIHEALEPKHLLTYLEAILRVYNQLGRRDNKFKARIKILVRAMGAEAFKADVEKEWAHIKDGALSLTDEEISRAQSFFQPPAYESLPQQDMQALALENADFARWLQHNTHAHKVSGYRIVTLALKTTGVAPGDVTAEQLEVIADLGERYGFGEIRSTHQQNIVLPDVRQQDLLALWKELVELEVASPVVGTLNDIICCPGGDFCSLANAKSIPIAEAIQRRFEDLDYVYDLGEIELNISGCMNACGHHHIGNIGILGVDKKGQEFYQVSLGGSQGLDASIGKILGPSFAQDEVPNVIEKVLETFVSLRQPEERFLDTFRRVGIDPFKERAYA, from the coding sequence ATGTACGCTTACGACCAATTTGACCGTCAGCTTGTCAGTCAGCGTGTTGCGCAGTTCCGCGACCAAACTCAGCGCTATCTCGCAGGCAAAATTAGCGATGAGCAGTTTCTGCCTTTGCGTTTGCAAAATGGCCTCTATATTCAGCGCCTTGCACCTATGCTGCGCATTGCTGTCCCCTACGGCACCCTGAATGCTGAGCAATTACGCAAATTAGCATCTATTACGCGTAAATATGATAAGGGCTACGCCCATATTAGTACGCGCCAGAATGTGCAGCTGAACTGGCCCAAGCTAGAAGAAGTGCCCGATATTCTGGAAGAGCTGGCTGAAGTAGAGATGCACGCTGTGCAAACCAGCGGCAACTGTATTCGTAACGTCACCGCCGACCAGTTCTCTGGCGTAGCGGCTGATGAGGTTGAAGACGCCCGCGCCTATTGCGAAATTATTCGCCAGTGGTCGACCTTTCATCCTGAATTCGCATTTTTACCCCGTAAATTCAAAATCGCGGTGTGTGGCTCAGAGTCAGACCGCGCGGCGGTAATGGTTCACGATATTGGCCTGCAAATTGTTAAAGATGCCGCTGGCAACACCGCGTTTAAGGTTATTGTGGGTGGCGGCTTGGGCCGTACCCCGGTTATTGGCAGCGTGATTCACGAGGCCCTTGAGCCCAAGCATTTGCTGACTTACCTTGAGGCGATTTTACGGGTGTATAACCAACTCGGTCGTCGCGACAACAAGTTTAAGGCTCGCATCAAGATTTTGGTCCGCGCCATGGGTGCCGAAGCCTTTAAAGCCGACGTTGAAAAGGAATGGGCGCATATTAAAGATGGCGCCCTGAGCCTGACCGATGAAGAAATCAGCCGCGCTCAGTCCTTTTTCCAGCCGCCTGCTTACGAGTCATTGCCACAGCAAGACATGCAGGCTCTGGCATTAGAAAATGCCGACTTTGCTCGCTGGTTGCAGCACAACACCCACGCTCACAAAGTGAGTGGCTACCGTATTGTGACCTTGGCGCTGAAAACCACCGGCGTCGCGCCTGGCGATGTTACCGCCGAGCAGCTGGAAGTGATCGCCGACTTGGGCGAGCGCTACGGTTTTGGCGAAATTCGCAGCACCCACCAGCAAAATATTGTACTGCCAGATGTGCGTCAGCAAGATTTGTTGGCCCTATGGAAAGAGCTGGTTGAATTAGAGGTCGCGTCTCCCGTGGTCGGCACGTTGAACGACATAATTTGCTGCCCCGGCGGCGATTTCTGCTCGCTGGCTAATGCCAAGTCTATTCCAATTGCGGAAGCCATTCAGCGCCGCTTTGAGGATCTAGACTATGTTTACGATCTTGGCGAAATAGAGCTGAACATCTCTGGCTGCATGAACGCCTGTGGTCACCACCATATTGGCAATATCGGCATTCTCGGTGTAGATAAAAAGGGCCAGGAGTTCTATCAAGTCTCCCTCGGCGGCAGTCAGGGCTTAGACGCCTCAATCGGCAAGATTCTTGGGCCATCCTTCGCCCAAGATGAGGTGCCTAATGTTATTGAAAAAGTGCTCGAAACCTTTGTTTCACTTCGCCAGCCGGAAGAGCGCTTTTTAGACACCTTTCGCCGCGTCGGTATTGACCCATTTAAGGAGCGTGCATATGCCTAA
- a CDS encoding DUF934 domain-containing protein, translated as MPKIIKDLNVVEDSWQVWRDTETLPATGGYIVPLSLWQAHKEELLALGNIAVFLASDQSPKLLGTDVQSFTLIAVDFPKFADGRGFSYGRELREQHGFTGELRAIGDFMRDQLYFLKRCGFNSFALQSDDLDEALASFNDFSDAYQPSIDQALPIFRRR; from the coding sequence ATGCCTAAGATTATTAAAGACCTCAACGTTGTTGAGGACAGCTGGCAGGTTTGGCGCGACACCGAAACGCTGCCTGCGACCGGTGGCTACATCGTACCGCTGAGCCTATGGCAAGCGCACAAAGAAGAATTGCTCGCACTAGGCAATATTGCGGTATTTTTAGCCAGCGATCAGTCGCCCAAGCTGTTGGGGACAGACGTCCAAAGCTTCACTCTAATCGCAGTAGACTTCCCTAAGTTTGCTGATGGTCGCGGCTTTAGTTATGGTCGAGAATTGCGTGAGCAGCACGGATTTACTGGCGAGTTACGCGCAATTGGCGATTTTATGCGGGATCAGCTCTATTTTCTTAAGCGTTGTGGCTTTAATAGCTTCGCGTTACAAAGCGACGACCTCGACGAAGCTTTGGCCAGTTTTAATGATTTTAGTGACGCCTATCAGCCGTCGATAGATCAAGCCTTGCCGATTTTTCGTCGCCGCTAA
- a CDS encoding cation:proton antiporter — translation MEASLTSSFFLIFSGAAVLASIALFTRQPLLIAYIALGAIIGPHGSAWVTDVKLLAEIAEFGIIFLLFLLGLDMQPKALLATLKKATVVALLSSLAFALIGYALAASFGFNTTESLVIGAAMMFSSTIIGIKLLPTTALHHRHTGELMVGLLLLQDLIAIFVLMILLSMSLGEFSGASLFKALIALPALIAFAFLAVRFVLLPLISRFDRFHEYIFLLAIGWCLGMTEAAHALGLSAEIGAFLGGISLATSPISQYIAINLKPLRDFFLILFFFSLGARFDLGLLSEIIVPASILAGLVLVLKPVIFRYLIHGMSETKKLAWDLGFRMGQISEFSLLIAYVATEMALIGREASHLIQATAIISFVVSSYIVVLNYPTPIGISDKLRRD, via the coding sequence GTGGAAGCGAGTTTAACGTCGTCATTTTTTTTGATTTTCAGTGGTGCAGCGGTATTAGCCTCGATTGCCCTCTTCACCCGCCAGCCGCTATTAATAGCCTATATCGCCCTTGGCGCTATTATTGGCCCCCACGGTAGCGCGTGGGTCACGGACGTTAAGCTGCTTGCCGAGATCGCCGAATTCGGCATTATCTTTTTGCTATTTCTGCTGGGCTTAGACATGCAGCCCAAAGCGCTGCTAGCTACCCTTAAAAAGGCCACCGTGGTCGCCCTCCTCAGCTCATTGGCCTTTGCCCTCATTGGTTATGCCCTCGCCGCGAGCTTTGGCTTCAATACCACCGAATCATTAGTTATTGGCGCCGCCATGATGTTTTCGAGCACCATCATTGGCATTAAGCTGCTGCCAACGACCGCCCTGCATCACCGTCATACCGGCGAGCTCATGGTCGGCTTGCTACTGCTACAGGATTTAATCGCAATTTTTGTGCTCATGATATTGCTCAGTATGAGTCTGGGGGAGTTCTCTGGAGCAAGTCTGTTTAAAGCACTTATCGCCTTACCCGCCTTAATTGCCTTTGCTTTTTTAGCTGTGCGCTTCGTTTTATTACCGCTGATAAGTCGCTTCGACCGCTTTCATGAATATATATTTCTGCTGGCTATTGGCTGGTGTCTTGGTATGACTGAGGCCGCGCACGCCTTAGGCTTATCTGCTGAAATTGGTGCATTTTTGGGCGGTATTAGCCTAGCGACTAGCCCGATCTCGCAGTACATCGCGATTAATTTAAAGCCCTTGCGAGATTTTTTCCTGATTCTGTTTTTCTTTTCACTGGGGGCGCGTTTCGACTTGGGTTTACTCAGCGAAATTATCGTACCGGCGTCGATTCTTGCCGGCCTGGTGCTGGTACTCAAACCCGTTATTTTCCGCTATTTAATACACGGCATGAGTGAGACCAAGAAACTCGCGTGGGACTTAGGCTTCAGGATGGGGCAAATCAGTGAGTTTTCTTTACTTATTGCCTACGTCGCCACAGAAATGGCTCTAATCGGCCGTGAAGCGTCGCATTTGATTCAGGCTACCGCCATTATTAGTTTTGTGGTGTCGTCTTATATCGTGGTTTTAAACTACCCTACGCCTATTGGTATTTCCGACAAATTGCGACGAGACTAG
- a CDS encoding YceI family protein, whose translation MMKQLLCAAMLLLQLGAVNAMELKADSSSLSFVSIKNDAIAETMSFSSLTGSIDDKTGEAEIVVGLNSIASGIDIRNERMRKYLFETDKFPAATYTALVDMPELVTMSVGEQKTMKLTGALVMHGTNSPLSFDVIVTKRADGALHVVTLAPSFVDTQRFGLVAGVAKLRSLAGLNNIGLAVPVSFSVTFQ comes from the coding sequence ATGATGAAACAATTGTTATGTGCGGCAATGCTTTTGCTGCAGCTTGGCGCCGTAAATGCTATGGAGTTGAAAGCAGATAGCTCAAGCTTGAGTTTTGTGAGTATTAAAAATGACGCGATAGCGGAAACGATGAGTTTCTCCAGCCTCACCGGCAGCATTGATGATAAAACGGGTGAGGCTGAAATCGTCGTAGGCCTGAATAGCATTGCCAGCGGAATCGATATCCGCAATGAAAGAATGCGTAAATACCTATTTGAGACGGATAAATTCCCCGCAGCGACGTATACCGCACTGGTGGATATGCCTGAGCTGGTGACCATGTCTGTTGGCGAGCAAAAGACGATGAAACTCACGGGCGCGCTCGTCATGCACGGTACAAATTCACCGCTGAGCTTTGATGTTATTGTCACTAAGCGGGCCGACGGTGCATTACATGTCGTGACGCTTGCCCCTAGCTTTGTAGATACTCAGCGCTTTGGCTTAGTTGCTGGTGTTGCCAAGCTGCGCAGCTTGGCGGGCTTGAACAATATTGGCTTGGCTGTGCCGGTTAGCTTTTCAGTGACTTTTCAGTAG
- a CDS encoding electron transfer flavoprotein subunit alpha/FixB family protein, with the protein MSILILAEHDNASIKGATLNTVAAAKAIGGDIVVLVAGEACGAAAEAAAKIEGVSKVLVADNAAYGHQLAENVSLLVAELGKDFSHILAPASTSGKNTLPRAAALLDVAQISEIISVESADTFKRPIYAGNVIATVQSSDSIKVITVRTTAFDAVSAEGGSAAVEAVASAHDAGTSSYVREEVAKSDRPDLTAASIVVSGGRGMQNGDNFAMLYSLADKLGAAVGASRAAVDAGFVPNDMQVGQTGKIVAPDLYIAIGISGAIQHLAGMKDSKVIVAINKDEDAPIFQVADYGLVADLFNAVPELDSAL; encoded by the coding sequence ATGAGTATTTTAATTCTTGCAGAACACGATAACGCCTCCATTAAGGGCGCTACGCTAAATACTGTTGCTGCTGCTAAAGCAATTGGTGGCGACATTGTGGTCCTCGTTGCAGGTGAAGCCTGTGGCGCAGCCGCAGAAGCCGCAGCAAAAATTGAAGGCGTTAGCAAAGTACTCGTTGCCGACAACGCTGCTTACGGTCATCAGTTGGCTGAAAACGTTAGCTTGTTGGTTGCTGAGCTTGGTAAAGACTTCAGCCACATTCTGGCACCTGCTTCAACTTCTGGTAAAAACACACTGCCACGCGCAGCAGCTTTGCTTGATGTTGCACAGATCTCTGAAATTATCTCTGTAGAAAGCGCCGATACTTTTAAGCGCCCAATCTACGCAGGTAACGTTATTGCTACCGTGCAATCGTCTGATTCCATTAAGGTTATCACCGTGCGTACCACTGCGTTTGACGCCGTTTCTGCCGAAGGCGGCAGTGCTGCTGTCGAAGCTGTTGCCAGCGCACACGATGCCGGTACTTCTAGCTATGTTCGGGAAGAAGTTGCGAAGAGTGACCGTCCAGATTTGACAGCCGCAAGTATTGTTGTCTCTGGTGGCCGCGGCATGCAGAATGGCGACAACTTTGCCATGCTGTACTCACTTGCTGACAAGCTAGGCGCTGCTGTTGGTGCTTCGCGCGCTGCAGTAGATGCCGGTTTCGTACCTAACGATATGCAGGTTGGTCAAACGGGTAAGATCGTTGCTCCAGACCTGTACATTGCTATCGGTATTTCTGGCGCTATCCAGCATTTGGCTGGTATGAAAGACTCTAAAGTCATTGTTGCTATCAACAAAGACGAAGATGCCCCCATCTTCCAAGTTGCTGACTACGGTCTGGTTGCCGACTTGTTTAATGCCGTACCTGAGCTGGATTCTGCGCTATAA
- a CDS encoding electron transfer flavoprotein subunit beta/FixA family protein: MKVLVAVKRVVDYNVKVRPKSDGTGVDLNNVKMAINPFCEIAIEEAVRLKEKGVVTEIVAVSIGAKVSQEQIRTALALGADRGILVETDVEVQPLAIAKLLKAVCDKEQPQMVILGKQAIDGDNNQTGQMLAALTGMSQGTFASEVVVEGDSVTVTREVDSGSQVVKLSLPAVITTDLRLNEPRYASLPNIMKAKKKPMDVMTPEELGVEVTPRVTTLKVEPPAERKAGIKVADVAELVEKLKNEAKVI, encoded by the coding sequence ATGAAGGTTCTGGTTGCTGTCAAACGAGTAGTTGACTACAACGTAAAAGTGCGTCCGAAATCGGACGGCACCGGCGTTGATCTGAATAATGTCAAAATGGCCATAAATCCATTTTGTGAAATTGCAATTGAAGAAGCTGTTCGCCTAAAAGAAAAAGGCGTAGTGACCGAGATTGTTGCTGTGTCTATCGGCGCAAAAGTCAGTCAGGAGCAAATTCGTACCGCTCTAGCACTGGGTGCTGATCGCGGTATTCTGGTAGAAACTGACGTAGAAGTTCAGCCCCTGGCAATTGCCAAGCTGCTGAAAGCCGTTTGCGATAAAGAACAGCCACAAATGGTTATTCTTGGTAAGCAGGCTATTGACGGCGACAACAACCAAACTGGTCAGATGCTGGCTGCCTTAACCGGCATGTCACAGGGCACCTTTGCCTCTGAAGTTGTGGTTGAAGGCGACAGCGTTACGGTAACCCGTGAAGTTGATAGCGGCTCACAGGTCGTTAAACTGTCACTGCCAGCGGTAATCACCACCGATTTACGCCTGAATGAGCCTCGCTACGCTTCACTGCCAAACATCATGAAGGCCAAGAAAAAGCCAATGGATGTGATGACTCCCGAAGAGCTGGGCGTAGAGGTTACTCCTCGCGTCACTACTTTGAAGGTAGAGCCGCCTGCTGAGCGTAAAGCCGGTATTAAGGTTGCGGATGTCGCTGAACTTGTTGAGAAACTGAAAAACGAGGCGAAGGTAATCTGA
- a CDS encoding electron transfer flavoprotein-ubiquinone oxidoreductase encodes MERESMEFDVLIVGAGPAGLAAACKIRQLSESTGKDISVCVVEKGSEVGAHILSGAVFEPSALNELFPDWKEKGAPLNTPVTGDDIYYMTSAEKAIKVPGFAVPKTMHNEGNYIISLGNLCRWMAEQAEGMGAEIYPGFAASDVLFHEDGSVKGVVTGDMGIAADGSEKDSYMPGMELHAKYTLFAEGCRGHLGKRLMEKFDLNAGKDPQHYGLGIKELWKIDPAKHEEGKVMHAAGWPLAENGAAGGSFLYHIEDNQVSIGLITDLCYDNPYLSPFEEFQRFKKHPTVMQYLEGGERISYGARAIAKGGLQSLPKMTFPGGLLIGCDAGTLNFAKIKGSHTAMKSGMIAAEVVHKAITENEATGQELGEYTTAFENSSVYKELHEQRNFGPAQHKWGNFFGSAYAFVDLNLFNGKLPWTLGDDHPDHAEMKPAAECKKITYPKPDNKITFDRLTSVFLSNTNHEEDQPCHLTLKDPELPIRDNLPKYAEPAQRYCPAGVYEVVEDAEGTPKFQINGQNCVHCKTCDIKDPAQNIIWVTPEGLGGPNYPNM; translated from the coding sequence GTGGAACGCGAATCAATGGAATTTGATGTCCTAATCGTTGGGGCTGGCCCCGCCGGATTAGCGGCAGCATGTAAAATCCGTCAATTAAGCGAAAGCACTGGCAAAGACATCAGTGTCTGTGTTGTTGAAAAAGGCTCTGAGGTTGGTGCCCACATTCTCTCTGGTGCAGTTTTTGAGCCCAGCGCGTTAAACGAGCTGTTTCCAGATTGGAAAGAAAAAGGCGCTCCGCTAAACACCCCGGTCACTGGCGATGACATTTACTATATGACCAGCGCTGAAAAGGCCATTAAGGTACCTGGCTTTGCCGTACCGAAAACCATGCACAACGAAGGTAATTACATCATTAGCCTCGGTAATTTGTGCCGCTGGATGGCCGAACAGGCAGAAGGCATGGGTGCTGAAATCTACCCCGGTTTCGCCGCGTCAGACGTACTTTTCCATGAAGACGGTAGCGTAAAAGGCGTTGTAACAGGCGATATGGGTATCGCCGCTGATGGCAGCGAGAAAGACAGCTACATGCCCGGCATGGAGCTACATGCCAAATACACCTTATTTGCCGAAGGCTGCCGTGGCCATTTAGGCAAACGTCTGATGGAGAAGTTTGACCTTAACGCAGGCAAGGATCCTCAGCACTACGGCTTAGGTATTAAAGAGCTGTGGAAAATCGACCCCGCCAAGCACGAAGAAGGCAAGGTTATGCACGCTGCGGGCTGGCCCCTGGCTGAAAATGGCGCCGCTGGTGGCAGCTTCCTCTATCATATTGAAGACAATCAAGTGTCGATTGGTCTGATTACCGATCTTTGCTACGACAACCCTTATTTATCGCCCTTTGAAGAATTTCAGCGCTTTAAAAAGCACCCTACCGTTATGCAATATCTGGAAGGCGGCGAGCGTATCTCATACGGCGCCCGCGCCATCGCCAAGGGTGGCTTGCAGTCACTTCCTAAAATGACCTTCCCAGGCGGCTTATTGATTGGTTGTGACGCCGGCACTCTGAACTTCGCCAAGATCAAGGGCAGTCACACCGCCATGAAATCGGGCATGATCGCTGCTGAAGTGGTTCATAAAGCCATCACTGAAAACGAGGCAACCGGTCAAGAGCTAGGCGAATACACTACCGCCTTTGAAAATTCCTCGGTTTATAAAGAATTACACGAACAACGCAACTTCGGCCCAGCTCAGCACAAATGGGGCAATTTCTTTGGCTCGGCTTACGCCTTTGTCGACCTTAACCTGTTCAACGGCAAACTGCCTTGGACCTTAGGTGATGATCACCCCGATCACGCTGAGATGAAACCGGCGGCAGAGTGTAAAAAGATCACTTATCCTAAGCCGGATAATAAGATCACCTTCGACCGCTTAACCTCGGTATTTTTATCCAATACCAACCACGAGGAAGATCAGCCCTGTCACCTGACATTAAAGGATCCTGAACTACCTATTCGCGACAACCTCCCGAAATATGCAGAGCCAGCGCAGCGCTACTGCCCTGCCGGTGTATATGAAGTTGTTGAGGATGCCGAAGGCACACCCAAGTTCCAGATCAATGGCCAGAACTGCGTGCACTGCAAAACCTGCGACATTAAAGATCCGGCGCAAAATATTATTTGGGTAACACCAGAAGGCCTCGGCGGCCCCAACTACCCAAATATGTGA
- a CDS encoding SDR family NAD(P)-dependent oxidoreductase, whose protein sequence is MSYIENMFSNQGKVALVTGSGSGMGVAFAHALAKSGAKVICAARRLDKVQQVADDINAAGGTAAALALDIGDTESVTNVFNCAEEVFGTVDILVNNAGQIQFKPFPDIDDEEWINLLNVNLTGTMRMAREFSKRLIALDKAGSIINVTSVTGMQTLKNVPCYGSVKAALNQLTKQIAADLFDTKIRCNAIAPGYFMTEMVDWYFETEQGQAEVARLPSKRIGDVKELEGALLLLSSQASSFINGVVLPVDYGHSVLLA, encoded by the coding sequence ATGTCTTACATCGAAAATATGTTTTCAAACCAAGGTAAGGTCGCGCTGGTCACTGGGTCCGGCAGTGGCATGGGCGTCGCGTTTGCGCACGCGCTGGCTAAGTCGGGTGCCAAGGTGATTTGTGCGGCGCGGCGCTTAGATAAGGTGCAGCAAGTTGCCGATGATATTAATGCCGCCGGAGGCACGGCCGCAGCACTCGCCCTGGATATTGGCGACACTGAGAGCGTAACGAATGTGTTTAATTGTGCTGAAGAAGTATTCGGCACAGTCGACATTTTGGTCAATAACGCGGGTCAAATTCAGTTTAAACCCTTTCCTGATATTGATGATGAAGAGTGGATAAATCTGCTTAATGTGAACCTGACTGGCACGATGCGTATGGCGCGGGAATTCTCTAAGCGCTTAATTGCACTCGATAAGGCGGGGAGTATTATTAATGTTACCTCGGTCACTGGAATGCAAACCCTTAAAAACGTACCTTGCTATGGCAGTGTTAAAGCGGCTTTGAATCAATTAACCAAGCAGATAGCTGCGGATTTATTCGACACTAAAATTCGCTGCAATGCCATTGCGCCGGGCTATTTCATGACTGAAATGGTGGATTGGTATTTTGAAACTGAACAGGGTCAAGCCGAAGTCGCGCGGCTGCCATCTAAGCGTATTGGCGATGTTAAAGAGCTAGAAGGCGCGCTGTTACTGCTTAGCAGTCAGGCCTCAAGCTTTATTAACGGGGTAGTGTTGCCGGTTGATTATGGCCACAGTGTTTTATTGGCGTAA
- a CDS encoding DUF1214 domain-containing protein produces MNNDTFAAWRDLAPMSLDTPKIWDAFSEAVNGLKSFVWDDPRIDSEMARAEGVRYLTRLLAGAIPMTMEAWNPDYPSLFTFLTSRIQYGLPAADACYQWAAIHGDHVYRIKGQRGSAHMLDVESRVGHFAHISGWQLCDRRGDFETDDDGNIEIVLSREEQPGNWVKIPEGLGDIVFRQYFYDWDKEEPARLQISRDGARYPAPAISPETMVMRTQLLIDWLKNLPAFFAQQLNSYYAMPSNTMIIDEVSIGWADLRYGKAVYECAEDEALIIEVVPPQATYWSIQLYSQYWDARDWNLRQTSINGHQAQFNNDGVFCAVISHTDPGVANWLDAAKHTTGLLSLRYFRAETLPVPSIRRVKLAELANALAPNSPTVSADERSELLRKRAEAVVRRGCL; encoded by the coding sequence ATGAATAATGACACATTCGCCGCATGGCGAGATCTGGCGCCGATGTCGCTAGACACCCCGAAAATTTGGGATGCCTTTAGCGAGGCGGTTAATGGGCTGAAAAGCTTTGTTTGGGACGATCCCCGAATTGACAGTGAAATGGCGCGGGCAGAGGGAGTTCGTTACCTGACGCGTCTGCTTGCTGGTGCCATTCCAATGACCATGGAGGCGTGGAATCCAGATTATCCAAGTTTGTTTACCTTTTTGACATCGCGCATTCAGTATGGGCTTCCCGCTGCAGATGCCTGTTATCAATGGGCGGCGATCCACGGCGATCACGTCTATCGCATCAAGGGCCAGCGCGGCAGTGCCCATATGTTGGATGTGGAATCCCGAGTAGGGCATTTTGCGCATATCAGCGGCTGGCAGCTGTGTGACCGGCGCGGCGATTTTGAAACTGATGACGATGGCAATATTGAAATTGTGTTGAGCCGAGAAGAGCAGCCAGGCAATTGGGTGAAAATACCCGAAGGGCTCGGCGATATTGTGTTTCGCCAATACTTCTACGACTGGGATAAGGAAGAGCCCGCGCGCTTGCAGATAAGCCGCGATGGCGCGCGTTATCCGGCGCCAGCGATAAGCCCAGAGACAATGGTAATGCGTACGCAGCTGCTTATTGATTGGCTGAAAAACCTACCAGCCTTCTTTGCGCAGCAATTAAACAGCTATTACGCCATGCCGAGCAATACCATGATTATTGATGAAGTATCGATTGGTTGGGCGGATTTGCGTTATGGCAAGGCAGTTTACGAATGTGCTGAGGACGAAGCGCTCATTATAGAGGTGGTGCCACCGCAGGCGACCTATTGGAGCATTCAGCTATACAGCCAGTACTGGGATGCGCGGGACTGGAACTTGCGGCAAACCTCAATTAATGGTCATCAGGCTCAATTTAATAATGATGGCGTTTTTTGTGCAGTTATTTCCCACACAGATCCCGGTGTTGCTAATTGGCTTGATGCCGCCAAGCACACCACCGGTTTGCTGTCGCTGCGCTACTTTCGGGCTGAAACCCTGCCTGTGCCATCGATCCGGCGAGTTAAGTTGGCTGAGCTTGCGAATGCCCTAGCGCCTAATTCTCCAACCGTCTCCGCAGATGAACGCAGCGAGCTGCTGCGCAAGCGAGCAGAAGCTGTTGTGCGCCGAGGCTGCTTATAA